Below is a genomic region from Mesorhizobium sp. NZP2298.
TGGTTCGCCGCCCCGGGCTCGAACCTGTTCCTGATCGTGGCGCTGTTCTCGCTGGCATCGGTGGCGGCGGAATTCTCCACCGTGTTCAACGATTCGATGATGCCGCGGCTGGTGCCGAAGAGCGAGATCGGCCGCATCTCCAACACGGCCTGGGGCCTCGGCTATCTCGGCGGCATGATCGCGCTGATCTTCGTCGTCACCTGTCTGGCGGGCTCGCCGGAGACCGGCAAGACGATCATCGGCATCAACCCGCTGTTCGGGCTCGACCCGAAGCTTGGCGAGGATGCGCGCGCCACCGGGCCGCTTTCTGCCGGCTGGTACTTCCTGTTCATCCTGCCAATGTTCTTCTTCACGCCGGATGCCATCAAGGGCATTCCGATCGGGCCGGCGGTGCGTGAAGGCCTGTCGGAGCTGAAATCGACGCTGGCCGAGGTACGCAGGCGCGGCGGCATCTTCCGCTTCCTCGTCGCCCGCATGATCTACCAGGACGGCGTCAACGCGCTGCTGGCACTTGGCGGTACCTTCGCGGCGGGCATGTTCCACTGGTCGATCACCGAGATCGGCATGTTCGGCATCATCCTCAATGTCGTCGCCATCTTCGGCTGCTGGATCGCGGCCCGGCTCGACACCGCGCTCGGCTCCAAGGCGGTGGTGATGATTTCGCTGGTCATGCTGTCCGTCGCCACCATCGGCGTCGTCTCGACCGGTCCCGGCTTCACCTTGCTCGGCCTGATCCAACTCCCGA
It encodes:
- a CDS encoding MFS transporter, translated to MAVETVQRASGRGIWGWMLFDWAAQPFFTVVTTFIFGPYFVSRMAGDPTTGQAVWGYGIAAAGLVIAVLSPILGSIADQTGPRKPWIGFFAAIKIISLILLWFAAPGSNLFLIVALFSLASVAAEFSTVFNDSMMPRLVPKSEIGRISNTAWGLGYLGGMIALIFVVTCLAGSPETGKTIIGINPLFGLDPKLGEDARATGPLSAGWYFLFILPMFFFTPDAIKGIPIGPAVREGLSELKSTLAEVRRRGGIFRFLVARMIYQDGVNALLALGGTFAAGMFHWSITEIGMFGIILNVVAIFGCWIAARLDTALGSKAVVMISLVMLSVATIGVVSTGPGFTLLGLIQLPTTDSGGLFGTAAEKAYIMYGLLIGLAFGPVQASSRSYMARSVTAAESGRYFGIYALAGRATSFLAPFMVATITALSDSARLGMAVIILFLGIGMAILVRTPYPADRPAE